The proteins below come from a single Rosa rugosa chromosome 2, drRosRugo1.1, whole genome shotgun sequence genomic window:
- the LOC133729134 gene encoding probable receptor-like protein kinase At1g30570, whose product MENFGLFSVVIVFVFSKTCEAQSRSFLINCGTNSSVTVSGRKWVGDSSPNNNITLSSSGIPASTNVKSVDDSTYGELYKTARMFESSLNYTFQGVRGDYFVRLHFSPFSFDDYNVNVSSFGVVANGLKLVEKFEVPGELLHKNAYLQGSGSNSTSSIVKEYVLAINRDALVIEFIPDKETFGFINAIEIVPAVDELFAGSASKVGGNGANVNVSWQGIETMYRLNVGGSEVSPSQDSDLWRKWEMDTSYMITANAGLEIKNSSNITYSSVNDSSLAPLVVYESARTMSNNEVLEKRFNMSWKFEVDPGFDYLIRLHFCELVFDKANQRIFRVYINNRTAADNYNVFVRAGGMNKAYHQDFFDVVSSKVKTLWIQLGPDTNVGAAGTDALLNGLEIFKISRNGNLAYVDNYESSANSSKASSKNAILWGAIGAGVATVAILATLIFCFCKCRREKSSDTKTNPPGWRPLFLVNSTVNAKGSAGSKNQYGSVASTRAGKRFLLPEIRAATNNFDESLVIGVGGFGKVYKGEIEDGTLVAIKRSNPQSQQGLAEFETEIEMLSKLRHRHLVSLIGFCDEQNEMILVYEYMANGTLRSHLFGSELPPLTWKQRVEACIGAARGLHYLHTGADRGVIHRDVKTTNILLDENFVAKMSDFGLSKTGPALDHTHVSTAVKGSFGYLDPEYFRRQQLTEKSDVYSFGVVLFEAVCSRPVINPTLPKDQINLAEWAMRWQRQRSLETIIDPRLEGNYCPESLKKFGDIAEKCLADEGKSRPTMGEVLWHLEYVLQLHEAWIRKNAGENSFTSSQGFGGLAVDEAEEREATSFDEETGFSRESTSRGLDESTTEGRKS is encoded by the coding sequence ATGGAGAACTTTGGGCTGTTTTCTGTGGTGATAGTCTTTGTGTTTTCAAAGACTTGTGAAGCTCAATCAAGGTCTTTTTTGATAAACTGTGGTACAAATTCCAGTGTCACTGTGAGTGGTAGGAAATGGGTCGGTGATTCATCCCCTAACAATAACATCACTCTCAGTTCCAGTGGAATTCCTGCCTCCACTAATGTCAAAAGTGTTGATGATTCGACATATGGAGAGCTCTATAAAACGGCTCGAATGTTCGAGAGTAGCTTGAACTACACATTCCAAGGTGTTAGGGGAGACTATTTTGTTAGGCTCCATTTCAGTCCTTTCTCCTTTGATGACTACAATGTAAATGTGTCTTCGTTTGGAGTTGTGGCCAATGGTCTGAAACTGGTTGAGAAATTCGAGGTTCCAGGAGAGTTATTACACAAGAATGCATACCTGCAGGGTTCAGGAAGCAATTCAACTTCTTCAATAGTCAAGGAGTATGTTTTGGCAATCAATAGGGATGCACTAGTCATTGAGTTCATCCCGGACAAGGAGACATTCGGGTTTATTAATGCAATTGAGATTGTTCCAGCTGTAGATGAGCTCTTTGCAGGATCAGCTAGTAAAGTGGGTGGAAATGGTGCAAATGTGAATGTAAGTTGGCAGGGGATCGAAACTATGTACAGGTTGAATGTTGGTGGTTCTGAAGTTAGTCCCAGTCAGGATTCAGATCTTTGGAGAAAATGGGAGATGGATACTAGCTACATGATCACAGCAAATGCCGGGTTAGAAATCAAAAACAGTTCCAATATTACCTATTCGTCTGTGAATGATTCCTCACTGGCTCCTCTTGTTGTCTATGAGAGTGCAAGAACTATGTCCAACAATGAAGTCTTGGAGAAAAGGTTCAACATGTCATGGAAGTTTGAAGTGGATCCTGGTTTTGATTATTTGATCCGACTACATTTCTGTGAGCTAGTTTTTGACAAGGCAAACCAGAGGATATTCAGAGTCTACATAAACAACAGGACTGCAGCAGATAATTACAATGTGTTCGTTCGAGCAGGAGGGATGAACAAAGCATATCATCAGGATTTCTTTGATGTGGTGTCTTCAAAAGTCAAGACACTGTGGATTCAGTTGGGTCCTGACACAAATGTTGGGGCTGCAGGAACTGATGCACTATTGAATGGCTTGGAGATTTTCAAGATCAGCCGAAATGGGAATCTTGCTTATGTGGACAACTATGAGTCGAGTGCCAATTCATCTAAAGCAAGTTCGAAAAATGCAATTCTTTGGGGGGCAATTGGAGCAGGTGTAGCTACTGTTGCCATTCTAGCCACTCTAATTTTTTGTTTCTGCAAATGCCGAAGAGAAAAATCAAGTGACACCAAAACCAATCCCCCTGGATGGAGGCCATTGTTCCTTGTAAACAGCACTGTCAATGCCAAGGGATCAGCAGGAAGCAAGAATCAGTATGGTTCTGTGGCCTCTACTAGAGCTGGCAAGCGGTTCTTGTTACCTGAGATTCGTGCAGCAACTAATAATTTTGATGAAAGTTTAGTGATTGGAGTTGGAGGCTTTGGAAAGGTCTACAAGGGTGAGATTGAGGATGGCACTCTTGTAGCAATCAAGCGGTCCAACCCCCAATCCCAGCAAGGCCTGGCTGAATTCGAGACGGAGATTGAGATGCTTTCAAAGCTCAGGCATAGGCATTTAGTGTCCTTGATTGGATTCTGTGATGAGCAAAATGAGATGATCTTGGTTTATGAGTATATGGCAAATGGGACTCTCAGAAGTCATCTCTTTGGAAGTGAACTCCCACCGTTGACGTGGAAGCAACGAGTAGAAGCATGCATTGGTGCTGCTCGAGGACTACATTACCTTCATACCGGAGCAGATAGGGGGGTAATCCACAGGGATGTTAAGACAACCAACATACTGCTAGATGAGAACTTTGTAGCGAAGATGTCCGACTTTGGACTGTCAAAAACTGGTCCTGCTTTGGACCATACCCATGTTAGTACTGCAGTTAAAGGAAGCTTTGGATATCTAGATCCTGAGTATTTTCGACGACAGCAGTTGACAGAGAAATCGGATGTCTACTCTTTTGGTGTAGTGTTGTTTGAAGCTGTTTGTTCTCGGCCAGTCATAAACCCAACCTTGCCAAAAGATCAGATCAATCTTGCAGAATGGGCAATGAGATGGCAGAGGCAGAGGTCACTTGAAACTATCATCGATCCTCGTCTTGAAGGAAACTACTGTCCTGAGTCCTTGAAGAAGTTTGGGGACATAGCAGAGAAATGCCTTGCTGATGAGGGGAAGAGCCGCCCAACGATGGGGGAAGTTTTGTGGCACTTGGAGTATGTCTTGCAACTCCACGAAGCATGGATCCGGAAAAATGCAGGAGAGAATTCTTTCACAAGTAGTCAAGGATTTGGGGGTTTAGCTGTGGATGAAGCAGAAGAGAGGGAAGCTACCAGTTTCGATGAAGAGACTGGTTTCAGCAGAGAGTCTACTAGTAGAGGACTTGATGAATCTACTACAGAAGGCAGAAAGAGCTGA
- the LOC133729132 gene encoding probable disease resistance protein At4g27220: MESILSKIAEYTIEPIGRLLGRQVGYVIYCRTNLQKLQAQVEELKAAREAIENKVAEAETKGEKIQPDVQLWLTKVGEITTRTDKLLNEESQTKLKCLHGFCPDLTVRHQLSRESTKLAEEVVKHHEKRGLISEVSGGILRKEVWGVTTGDYQAFQSRMSIVKEIMDGLKDSDIQRMGVCGIGGVGKTTLVKEVYKQASEDKKLFDNVVILLDVKKEPNLEAIQKKIVEQLSMNILPDETLVGRASRLCARIQGKKVLVILDDVQEKIDLEVVGLPRLPTCKILVTCRTREVLSFDEMRAEKVFQLDLLVKEETWSLFMRMAGDVVEHNGRVRDVAIQIAEKCGGLPLLVVTVASALKEKKKLQAWKDALRRLKSFDKEESTKKAYLALEWSYDQLDDKELKPIFLLCGMIVAQNHICLQDVLKYGMGLDLFKNISTVEEAQDSMDTLIEKLKDSCLLLDSDTEGYVRMHDLVCDVAKWIARRDQYILSVEYGGEFKEWPAKDFLKKCTIISLPCSNIPTLSEIPLECPKLEMFLLYSKDDSVVIPSNFFSEMQKLKVLDLTNMCMPSLPLSLQYLKTLQTLCLDQCTLGDITLLGQLSSLEILSLLKSDVKELPREIGQLTRLRLLDLSECAQLEVISPTVISSLMRLEDLRMRNSFNKWEVEGENSNASLSELKHLSQISALEIHIPNADILPANLFSHKLERCNIFIGDAWDMMAATSLNTLKLKLTNNSILGLDEGLKSLLKRTEDLSIDESVVNIVQQLHTKDLENVKHLRLQNIFASTDIINRKVVFPNLATLWVHGCDNLKVLFSFSTAKSLEQLTHLEISACKLLQEIVSSTREGSEDNMDDMFFKLKVLKLEELPNLARFSTENYIEFPSLEELEVKCCDNLGVIIGDKVSMSGKDTKSCKEIEQRFLEEEENLEVKSEIVVKYFLFHEKVVFPNLATLSVHGCDNLKLLFSSSMAKSLVQLTHLEISACKLLQEIVSSTREGGEDNIDDMFPKLEVLKLKALPNLARFSTGNYIEFPSLEELEVNGCDNLGAIIGDKVSLSSEDTRRCKEDEQMVLKEEENLEVKSESVVKYSLFNEKVGFPILERLSIKGIRELKAIWHVQLSQNSFWKLKKVEVRECDNLISLFPPSVMKRLNVLETLKIWKCKSLEVVCEEIVVTEEEQEVVETTPPLFVFPKITSVELGNLPQLSCLNASQWPSLKQLRAEGCDEVGIFATEFSHFGKKYEMEPLMTPQKPLFLTDKHSFLNLEDLTLNDMEIWNGPPPADQLVFGKLKSISFYGNCAPFSKQASVLFLQRLQNLEEIEMRYNSYERISGCTTREEIHDDAVGSGTLPYVRSLTLRGMDQLMDLENDNSQSLLFPNLETLMLWFCSRLKSIESSAISFRNLTTLTVWRCDGFEYITSYSVAKRLVQLKTLTVAFCQSVVVIVASNVGDDDADDAPGNEIVFSHLQDLSLINLPRLQGFSSENCRVKFPSSVTLYVSMCPIKLKISPDGVLLRVIEDQCEQKGDDDIDNDDDDQQKNDVESARRTPKISSEEPAL; the protein is encoded by the exons ATGGAGTCAATTCTTTCAAAAATTGCCGAGTACACAATTGAACCCATTGGACGCCTACTCGGACGCCAAGTGGGTTATGTAATATACTGCAGAACCAACCTTCAAAAGCTACAAGCTCAAGTGGAAGAATTGAAAGCTGCCAGAGAAGCGATAGAGAATAAAGTTGCGGAAGCTGAAACAAAAGGGGAAAAGATTCAACCTGATGTCCAGTTGTGGCTGACAAAAGTGGGCGAGATCACTACAAGGACAGACAAATTGTTGAACGAGGAAAGCCAAACAAAGCTGAAATGTCTCCATGGCTTTTGTCCTGATCTGACAGTCCGTCATCAGCTTAGCAGGGAATCAACAAAGTTGGCAGAGGAGGTtgtcaaacaccatgaaaaaAGAGGATTAATTTCCGAAGTTTCAGGTGGTATTCTTCGGAAGGAGGTGTGGGGTGTAACTACTGGAGATTACCAGGCTTTTCAATCAAGGATGTCAATTGTGAAGGAAATCATGGACGGTCTGAAAGACTCTGATATTCAGAGGATGGGGGTGTGTGGAATTGGTGGAGTGGGTAAAACCACACTGGTCAAAGAAGTTTACAAGCAAGCTTCAGAGGATAAAAAGTTATTTGATAATGTGGTAATCCTATTAGATGTGAAGAAGGAGCCAAACCTTGAAGCAATTCAAAAGAAAATTGTTGAGCAGTTGAGCATGAACATTCTTCCAGATGAAACTTTAGTCGGAAGAGCCAGTCGTCTCTGCGCCAGGATACAGGGCAAAAAGGTTCTTGTGATTCTGGATGATGTTcaagaaaaaattgatttggAGGTTGTGGGACTTCCTCGTCTACCAACTTGTAAAATTTTGGTGACATGCAGAACTCGGGAAGTTTTATCTTTCGATGAGATGCGCGCTGAAAAAGTTTTTCAGCTTGACCTTTTAGTTAAAGAAGAGACGTGGAGTTTGTTTATGAGGATGGCAGGAGACGTTGTTGAACACAATGGTCGTGTACGAGATGTAGCAATCCAAATAGCCGAAAAATGTGGAGGTTTGCCGTTATTAGTCGTCACAGTTGCAAGTGctctaaaagagaaaaagaaattacaagCATGGAAAGATGCCTTAAGACGACTTAAAAGTTTTGACAAAGAAGAGTCGACAAAGAAGGCATATTTGGCTCTGGAGTGGAGTTACGATCAACTGGATGATAAGGAGCTTAAACCGATATTCTTGCTCTGCGGAATGATAGTGGCGCAGAACCATATTTGTTTGCAAGACGTGCTGAAATATGGTATGGGTTTAGACTTGTTTAAAAACATCTCTACGGTGGAAGAAGCACAAGATTCCATGGATACATTGATAGAAAAACTGAAAGATTCTTGCTTGTTGCTAGACAGTGATACTGAGGGATATGTCAGAATGCATGATCTTGTATGTGATGTTGCTAAATGGATCGCACGCAGAGATCAATACATATTATCAGTAGAATATGGAGGTGAGTTCAAGGAATGGCCAGCAAAGGATTTCTTGAAAAAGTGCACTATAATCTCTCTCCCATGCAGCAATATTCCCACACTTTCTGAAATACCTTTGGAATGCCCAAAACTAGAAATGTTTTTGTTGTACAGTAAAGATGATTCGGTGGTAATCCCATCGAACTTTTTTAGTGAGATGCAGAAACTCAAGGTGCTGGATTTAACCAACATGTGTATGCCATCATTGCCGTTATCTCTTCAATACTTGAAGACGCTTCAAACGTTGTGCTTAGATCAATGCACGCTGGGAGATATAACTCTACTCGGGCAGCTAAGTAGCTTAGAAATTCTTAGCCTTTTAAAATCCGATGTCAAAGAATTGCCTAGAGAAATAGGGCAATTGACTCGTCTTCGGTTGTTGGATTTATCTGAGTGTGCTCAACTTGAAGTGATCTCACCTACTGTCATATCAAGCTTGATGAGATTGGAAGATTTGAGAATGAGAAATAGCTTTAACAAATGGGAGGTTGAAGGTGAAAATAGTAATGCAAGCTTGTCTGAGCTAAAGCACTTGTCTCAGATATCCGCGTTAGAAATACATATTCCGAATGCTGACATTCTTCCAGCAAACTTGTTCTCCCACAAGTTAGAGAGATGTAATATTTTTATTGGAGATGCATGGGATATGATGGCTGCAACGAGCCTTAACACACTGAAACTCAAGCTCACTAACAACAGTATTTTGGGATTGGATGAAGGCCTAAAATCGTTGCTGAAGAGAACTGAGGACTTGTCCATAGATGAGAGTGTTGTTAATATTGTCCAGCAATTGCATACCAAAGATCTTGAGAATGTGAAACATCTCCGACTCCAAAACATCTTTGCCTCTACAGATATCATTAATAGAAAG GTTGTATTCCCCAACTTAGCAACCTTGTGGGTGCATGGATGTGATAATTTAAAAGTTTTGTTCTCATTTTCCACGGCTAAAAGTCTTGAACAACTCACACATCTAGAGATATCCGCATGTAAACTCCTGCAAGAGATTGTATCATCAACAAGAGAAGGCAGTGAAGACAATATGGATGACATGTTTTTTAAACTTAAAGTTTTGAAGCTTGAAGAACTTCCAAACCTCGCTAGATTCAGCACAGAAAATTATATTGAGTTTCCGTCGTTGGAAGAACTGGAGGTAAAGTGTTGTGATAATCTGGGGGTAATCATTGGTGATAAAGTTTCTATGAGTGGTAAAGACACTAAAAGCTGCAAAGAAATTGAACAGAGGTTCTTGGAAGAGGAAGAGAACCTTGAAGTCAAGAGCGAGATTGTTGTGAAATACTTCCTCTTTCACGAAAAG GTTGTCTTCCCCAACTTAGCAACCTTGTCAGTGCATGGATGTGATAATTTAAAACTTTTGTTCTCATCTTCCATGGCTAAAAGTCTTGTACAACTCACACATCTAGAGATATCCGCTTGTAAACTCCTGCAAGAGATTGTATCATCAACAAGAGAAGGCGGTGAAGACAATATTGATGACATGTTTCCTAAACTTGAAGTTTTGAAGCTTAAAGCACTTCCAAACCTCGCTAGATTCAGCACAGGAAATTATATTGAGTTTCCGTCATTGGAAGAATTGGAGGTAAATGGCTGTGATAATCTGGGGGCAATCATTGGTGATAAAGTTTCTTTGAGTAGTGAGGACACTAGAAGATGCAAAGAAGATGAACAGATGGTCTTGAAGGAGGAAGAGAACCTTGAAGTCAAGAGTGAGTCCGTTGTAAAATACTCCCTCTTTAATGAAAAG GTGGGATTTCCTATCTTGGAAAGATTGAGCATCAAAGGGATAAGGGAGTTGAAGGCGATATGGCACGTCCAACTATCTCAAAATTCTTTTTGGAAACTCAAAAAAGTTGAGGTTCGGGAATGTGACAATCTAATAAGTTTGTTTCCGCCTAGTGTCATGAAAAGATTAAATGTGCTGGAAACCTTGAAGATATGGAAGTGCAAATCACTAGAAGTGGTATGTGAGGAAATTGTTGTTACAGAAGAGGAACAAGAAGTTGTAGAAACAACACCTCCTCTATTTGTATTTCCAAAAATAACATCCGTGGAGTTGGGGAATCTACCTCAACTTAGTTGCTTAAATGCTTCACAGTGGCCATCACTCAAACAATTGAGGGCAGAGGGATGTGATGAAGTGGGAATTTTTGCCACAGAATTTTCTCACTTTGGAAAGAAATATGAGATGGAACCTCTAATGACGCCTCAAAAGCCTTTATTTCTAACCGACAAG CATTCATTCCTCAACTTGGAAGACTTAACATTGAATGACATGGAAATTTGGAATGGGCCACCCCCAGCGGATCAGTTGGTGTTTGGCAAATTAAAATCAATCAGCTTTTATGGGAATTGTGCACCTTTCTCCAAGCAAGCTTCGGTCCTTTTTCTCCAGAGATTACAAAATCTTGAAGAAATTGAAATGCGATACAATTCTTACGAAAGAATTAGTGGTTGCACTACTAGGGAAGAAATACATGATGATGCAGTTGGGAGTGGGACCCTCCCTTATGTAAGGAGTTTGACGCTGCGCGGTATGGACCAATTGATGGATCTAGAGAACGACAACTCCCAATCACTACtttttccaaatttggaaaccCTTATGCTGTGGTTTTGTTCCAGATTAAAAAGTATAGAGTCATCCGCAATATCCTTCCGGAATCTTACAACTTTGACCGTATGGCGTTGTGATGGATTTGAATATATAACAAGTTATTCAGTGGCTAAAAGATTAGTGCAACTCAAAACATTGACGGTGGCCTTCTGTCAAAGTGTTGTAGTGATAGTGGCAAGCAATGTGGGAGACGATGATGCTGATGATGCCCCTGGAAATGAGATTGTTTTCAGCCACTTGCAAGATTTGAGTCTAATTAATCTACCAAGGCTACAAGGCTTTTCCTCCGAAAATTGCAGAGTCAAATTCCCATCCTCCGTGACCTTATATGTATCTATGTGCCCGATCAAGTTGAAGATTTCCCCTGATGGGGTCCTCCTAAGAGTAATAGAGGATCAATGTGAGCAAAAAGGAGATGATGACATTgacaatgatgatgatgatcaacAGAAAAATGATGTTGAATCA GCTCGGAGAACTCCTAAAATATCATCAGAAGAGCCTGCTCTCTAG